From the Patescibacteria group bacterium genome, the window ACATAAACGAAAGCATAAAAAAGGTAAAGGCGGCCGGCGGCAAAGTGCTCGGCGGGATGGCAAAGTCCGGCGAACCGGATGATATTCCCGGCGTCGGGCTCTACGTTTCCATTATCGACACCGAAGGCAATCGGGTCGGCATGCTCCAGCCTAAAGGCATGTAAGATATTAATTTATTTGATATAGGACTTACGCGCCTAAGTCCTGTGATAACCTTATGATGTGGAATTACGGGTACAATCCAATGTATTGGGGAGGGTTTGGATCAATTTTTATGATAATATTGTGGGGGCTAATAATAGTCGGCATTGTTTTTCTTATCAAATGGTCGTTAGACCAATCCGGGCGTTCGCCCACGCATCGCGGCCACGCTCCGCTTGATATCCTAAAAGAGCGCTATGCCAAAG encodes:
- a CDS encoding SHOCT domain-containing protein: MMWNYGYNPMYWGGFGSIFMIILWGLIIVGIVFLIKWSLDQSGRSPTHRGHAPLDILKERYAKGEIDKKEFEEKKKDLV